A genomic stretch from Telmatocola sphagniphila includes:
- a CDS encoding DUF4288 domain-containing protein translates to MRKYAGDSWLMKNVLRFSAKFLFQYRVEGSGDSEIIRLCEERIIVFTAKSARAALVYAKKYGKKEEHSYKNSVGGMVYFEFVGVLDLLDLEGCGPEEVWYDITRRKLPKERAANILPAEEDLNAIRNLNR, encoded by the coding sequence TATGCGGGAGATTCATGGTTAATGAAAAACGTATTGCGATTCTCGGCGAAATTTCTTTTCCAATACAGAGTAGAAGGTTCGGGCGATTCCGAAATTATTCGGCTTTGTGAGGAGCGCATTATTGTTTTTACTGCAAAATCAGCTCGAGCGGCTCTTGTGTACGCTAAGAAGTACGGAAAGAAGGAAGAACATAGTTACAAAAATTCCGTCGGCGGAATGGTGTACTTCGAATTCGTTGGGGTTCTCGATTTACTGGATTTAGAAGGCTGCGGACCAGAGGAAGTCTGGTACGACATTACTCGACGAAAGCTGCCTAAAGAGCGCGCCGCTAATATTCTTCCTGCCGAAGAAGATCTGAACGCGATTCGAAATCTGAATAGATAA